A window of the Brassica oleracea var. oleracea cultivar TO1000 chromosome C1, BOL, whole genome shotgun sequence genome harbors these coding sequences:
- the LOC106341466 gene encoding bifunctional epoxide hydrolase 2-like — protein sequence MTSEVREKKIKTNGIWLNVTEKGDEGEPLVLLLHGFPETWFSWRHQIDFLSSHGYHVVAPDLRGYADSDSPPTHESYTVSHLVADVIGLLDHYGTAQAFVAGHDWGAIIGWSLCLFRPDRVKGFVSLSVPYSPRDPNLKPSDLFKSFGDGLYITQFQEPGRAEAAFAKHDCLTVMKKFLLTTRTDFWVAPPNTEIIDDLEVPSTLPDWITEEEIQVYADKFQKSGFTGPLNYYRAMDLNWEILAPWQGYKIVIPTKFIAGDKDMGNEGANGTIKYVKGEMFKSIVPNLEVVVIEDGHHFIQQEKSERVSQEILSFFDKLRNITE from the exons ATGACAAGCGAGGTGAGAGAGAAGAAGATCAAGACCAATGGGATTTGGTTAAACGTGACTGAGAAAGGAGATGAGGGAGAACCTTTAGTTCTGTTACTCCATGGCTTCCCTGAGACATGGTTCTCGTGGCGTCACCAGATCGATTTCCTGTCAAGCCATGGTTACCACGTAGTTGCTCCAGATCTCCGAGGCTACGCTGACTCCGATTCTCCTCCGACCCATGAGTCTTACACTGTGAGCCACCTCGTCGCTGATGTCATCGGTTTGCTCGATCACTACGGCACTGCTCAG GCTTTTGTGGCTGGACATGACTGGGGAGCCATCATAGGTTGGTCTTTGTGCTTGTTTAGACCAGACAGAGTCAAAGGTTTCGTAAGTCTCTCTGTTCCATATTCTCCAAGAGATCCAAATCTCAAACCTTCGGATTTATTCAAAAGCTTTGGAGATGGGTTATACATCACTCAGTTTCAG GAACCTGGAAGAGCTGAGGCTGCATTTGCCAAGCATGATTGCTTGACAGTTATGAAAAAGTTCTTGCTAACAACAAGAACAGATTTCTGGGTGGCTCCTCCTAATACAGAGATCATCGATGATCTTGAAGTTCCATCGACGCTTCCAGATTGGATAACTGAAGAAGAGATTCAGGTTTATGCAGACAAGTTTCAAAAGTCTGGGTTCACAGGCCCACTGAATTACTACAGAGCCATGGATCT GAACTGGGAGATATTGGCGCCGTGGCAAGGCTACAAGATTGTTATTCCAACAAAGTTTATCGCAGGAGACAAAGATATGGGAAATGAAGGAGCTAATGGAACGATTAAGTATGTGAAGGGAGAGATGTTCAAGAGTATTGTACCTAATCTTGAGGTTGTTGTTATTGAGGATGGTCATCATTTTATCCAGCAGGAGAAGTCTGAACGAGTCTCACAGGAGATTCTTTCTTTCTTTGACAAGTTGAGAAACATAACAGAGTAA